Proteins encoded within one genomic window of candidate division WOR-3 bacterium:
- the topA gene encoding type I DNA topoisomerase — protein MPEKKKSEKSGEKTSKSVSKQKAEKKEGKSDPIEAGKAQIGAKKLLIVESPTKAKTIKNYLGREFEVIASKGHIKDLPENTLGVDIKAGFEPKIIVLPEKREVVKQIQQKSQEAEEIYIGSDPDREGEAIAKHIKEEIEKKAKNKVIKRALFFEITRDEIIKAIQNAGDIDENKVEAQKARRILDRLVGYLVSPLLWKTIRKGLSAGRVQTVALRLICERERERQAFKKETYYVIKILLSKNGKTFEATLKTEDPIKSKEKADEIINSLKGKKAIVSSFEKRLLQVKPYPPLKTSTLQQEASKRYKFSPGKTMSIAQKLYEGVEIDGRNLGLITYMRTDSLRLSEKAVTAIRSFIKEIYGPEYLPPSPINHETGGKLVQGAHEAIRPTHPELTPESLTGKIEGDFQKLYSLIWKRAIASQGSYAREEAKEANLEVNGFTFIARGKKLVFEGFYRILGEIPQYEDIPELTKGELLDIIDAYYKIEQTEPPPRYTEASLIRTMEHLGIGRPSTYAPTLETLYERKYIKKEKGYLVPTELGLQVNDILVSRFRDIFEVKFTAKMEEELDEIENGTKKALDVLKNFYSEFSKDLKSFEDNIKEIKEELQKTEEVCPLCGAPLLLKWSKYGKFYACSRYPECKYTRPAEASEVTDKKCPICQKPMILVEGKKGKYYRCIDYPKCKGTLPYTLGIKCPECDGEIVEKKGPKGKVFYGCSNYPKCKFITQYKPVDKKCPQCGYPIMLEKKNKKGKTYLECPHCKHKIEQEERDEKSPDL, from the coding sequence ATGCCCGAAAAGAAAAAATCAGAAAAATCTGGCGAAAAAACATCGAAATCCGTTTCCAAGCAAAAGGCTGAGAAAAAGGAAGGGAAAAGCGATCCTATTGAGGCAGGAAAGGCCCAAATAGGTGCAAAGAAACTATTAATAGTGGAATCCCCTACAAAGGCTAAGACCATTAAAAATTACCTTGGCAGAGAATTCGAAGTTATTGCCTCAAAGGGCCATATTAAAGACCTCCCGGAAAATACCTTAGGTGTCGATATAAAGGCAGGATTCGAGCCTAAAATTATAGTACTTCCAGAAAAGAGAGAGGTAGTAAAACAAATACAACAGAAATCTCAGGAAGCAGAAGAAATCTACATAGGCAGTGATCCCGATAGGGAAGGTGAGGCAATAGCGAAGCACATAAAGGAAGAAATTGAGAAAAAGGCAAAAAATAAGGTAATTAAGAGAGCACTTTTCTTTGAAATAACAAGAGATGAAATCATAAAAGCAATTCAAAACGCAGGAGATATTGACGAAAACAAGGTAGAAGCTCAGAAGGCCCGCAGAATTCTCGATAGATTAGTGGGATACCTTGTAAGTCCTCTGCTTTGGAAAACAATAAGAAAGGGTTTATCTGCAGGTAGAGTCCAAACCGTTGCCTTAAGACTTATCTGTGAAAGAGAAAGGGAAAGGCAAGCCTTTAAAAAGGAAACCTATTACGTCATCAAAATCTTGCTTTCAAAAAACGGTAAAACCTTTGAAGCAACGCTTAAGACAGAAGATCCGATAAAAAGTAAAGAAAAAGCTGATGAGATAATAAACTCACTTAAGGGCAAAAAAGCCATTGTGTCATCTTTTGAAAAGAGATTATTACAAGTGAAACCTTATCCTCCCTTGAAAACCTCGACTCTTCAGCAGGAAGCATCAAAAAGATATAAATTCAGTCCTGGTAAGACCATGTCCATAGCCCAAAAGCTTTATGAAGGTGTCGAAATCGATGGAAGAAATCTCGGATTAATAACATATATGAGAACCGACTCACTGAGACTCTCTGAAAAAGCGGTAACGGCTATAAGATCTTTCATAAAAGAAATCTACGGACCTGAATACTTACCACCATCACCAATAAACCACGAAACAGGAGGTAAATTGGTACAGGGAGCTCACGAAGCCATAAGACCAACCCATCCCGAATTAACACCTGAGTCTCTTACAGGAAAAATAGAGGGTGATTTTCAAAAACTTTATAGCCTCATATGGAAGAGAGCTATAGCCTCTCAGGGGAGCTATGCACGAGAAGAGGCGAAAGAAGCAAATTTAGAGGTTAATGGTTTCACCTTCATTGCAAGAGGGAAAAAATTAGTCTTCGAAGGATTTTATAGAATTCTTGGTGAAATTCCCCAATATGAGGATATTCCAGAACTTACAAAGGGTGAACTGCTTGATATAATTGATGCATACTATAAAATCGAGCAGACCGAGCCTCCGCCAAGATACACCGAAGCCTCACTAATAAGAACAATGGAACACCTCGGCATAGGGAGACCCTCCACCTACGCACCTACCCTCGAAACCCTCTACGAAAGAAAATATATCAAAAAAGAAAAGGGATATCTTGTTCCTACTGAACTGGGCCTTCAAGTGAATGACATTCTGGTCTCCCGTTTTAGAGATATCTTTGAAGTAAAATTCACCGCCAAAATGGAAGAAGAGCTGGATGAAATCGAAAACGGCACTAAAAAAGCTTTGGACGTACTAAAAAATTTCTACTCAGAGTTCAGCAAAGACTTAAAATCCTTTGAAGATAATATAAAGGAGATTAAAGAAGAACTCCAGAAGACCGAAGAGGTATGTCCCCTTTGCGGTGCACCTTTGCTTTTGAAGTGGAGCAAATACGGAAAGTTTTACGCTTGCTCAAGATACCCTGAATGCAAATACACAAGACCCGCAGAAGCAAGTGAAGTTACAGATAAAAAATGCCCGATATGTCAGAAGCCGATGATCTTAGTAGAGGGTAAAAAAGGTAAATATTATCGATGCATCGACTATCCAAAATGTAAAGGCACTCTACCCTATACCCTGGGAATAAAGTGTCCAGAATGTGATGGTGAAATCGTTGAAAAGAAGGGGCCGAAAGGTAAAGTTTTTTACGGATGCAGTAACTATCCAAAATGTAAATTCATTACACAATATAAGCCTGTGGACAAGAAATGTCCGCAATGCGGATACCCCATAATGCTCGAAAAGAAAAATAAAAAAGGGAAAACCTATCTCGAATGTCCTCATTGCAAACACAAAATAGAACAGGAGGAAAGGGATGAAAAAAGTCCTGATCTTTGA
- a CDS encoding T9SS type A sorting domain-containing protein → MHSRKIIKSVLILAPVLLWGWGSDIVVETMRSGNNQYPAGYDITWRDSTDMLVGIGFNDSDSNAYIYFYNSNDRGNCWNHVATAQWIGTKINGIQLLESPPYLVALWQGQGNRLGLTLHNRNNLNSYYGGTLTESDSIVDAKIVCIKKGDTTNLYIVLITRNTNSNTDVLKIYKSSNYSSFQQVFTQLFTNNTNFLFLKDLDATLNHDTTMLYLTLENLDRSNNKASLNFRILREEPSGNIINTVLGYPLQYASPLNTSLGVSGPYALSLLQTDNDLKYVVAYEYFGNMGMYNFPYNSTDSVEWGPFVKGYNNNGNLGFHIIYSRGSATYGSKLYYVEATVNGNSIQFSPPVLVSNEIPVCKTPYNFQSISYNPEVATLKDEYIPVLIWPQDFWHLFYGSPFYDSTYFVIDKMEQVPVSEKPKQNIKLFSLNIYGDFIHLNLENITKGELKGEIYNIEGKLIESFSVPSGSKNFDLEIKRFKKGAYFIALKDKNSLLSVEKFLIW, encoded by the coding sequence ATGCACAGTAGAAAAATCATCAAGTCGGTCCTCATATTAGCCCCTGTTTTATTATGGGGGTGGGGAAGCGACATTGTGGTTGAAACAATGAGAAGTGGCAATAACCAGTATCCTGCAGGTTATGACATAACGTGGCGCGATAGCACCGACATGCTGGTTGGAATTGGTTTCAACGACTCGGATTCCAATGCCTATATCTATTTTTACAACTCTAACGATAGAGGCAATTGCTGGAATCATGTTGCAACTGCCCAATGGATCGGAACAAAAATCAACGGAATACAGCTTCTCGAATCCCCACCTTATTTGGTAGCGCTCTGGCAGGGACAGGGAAACAGACTTGGTTTGACACTTCATAACCGTAACAATCTGAATTCTTACTATGGTGGCACTTTGACTGAGTCAGACAGCATAGTAGATGCAAAAATTGTATGTATTAAAAAAGGCGATACTACGAATCTTTATATTGTCCTCATCACAAGGAACACAAATTCAAACACGGACGTTTTAAAGATATACAAATCTTCAAACTATTCTTCTTTCCAGCAGGTTTTCACACAACTTTTCACCAACAATACAAATTTTCTTTTCCTTAAAGATCTAGACGCCACGTTAAACCACGACACTACTATGCTCTATCTAACTCTCGAAAACCTTGATCGCTCAAATAACAAAGCATCACTAAATTTTAGAATCCTTAGAGAAGAACCTTCCGGAAACATTATCAATACCGTATTGGGATACCCATTACAATATGCAAGCCCTCTTAACACTTCCCTCGGCGTTTCAGGACCATATGCACTATCACTCCTCCAAACAGACAACGATCTAAAATACGTGGTCGCTTATGAGTATTTCGGGAATATGGGGATGTACAATTTTCCCTACAACTCAACCGATTCCGTGGAATGGGGACCTTTTGTAAAGGGTTATAATAACAATGGAAATCTTGGTTTTCACATAATCTATTCCCGTGGCAGCGCAACCTATGGCAGTAAACTTTACTATGTAGAGGCAACAGTAAATGGAAATTCAATTCAATTTTCACCTCCTGTACTTGTATCCAATGAAATACCAGTTTGTAAAACACCGTACAACTTCCAATCAATTTCCTACAACCCCGAGGTTGCAACTTTAAAGGATGAATATATCCCTGTTTTAATCTGGCCCCAGGATTTCTGGCATTTATTCTATGGTTCTCCTTTTTATGACAGTACCTATTTTGTAATCGATAAAATGGAACAAGTTCCGGTCAGCGAGAAACCAAAACAAAATATAAAGCTTTTCAGCCTGAACATTTATGGCGACTTTATTCATTTGAACCTCGAGAACATTACTAAAGGCGAACTTAAAGGGGAAATTTACAACATAGAGGGAAAACTTATCGAGAGTTTTTCAGTACCTTCGGGGTCTAAAAACTTTGATTTAGAAATAAAAAGGTTCAAAAAGGGTGCATATTTTATTGCACTTAAGGACAAAAATTCGCTTTTAAGCGTAGAAAAATTTTTAATATGGTAA
- a CDS encoding T9SS type A sorting domain-containing protein, with translation MKSKIVNVLVGMAIPVLLFAWGNDIVIDTMRRSNNQYPVSYDIIWPNDTNMIVSVGYNQGSDSYVNLYKSTDAGQTWNNSADISYPGHNLRSVQLKYYEPYGLLLWLTEDGELWMVVFDLQALTYVNAVQIGASSDSVVSASFSKAVKNDTLTLYVAYTSRNSTYDILKIYRSINWGSFQTVDSVSYPNSSIYYTYREIDAALRNDTIKVYATIEYLDRSTNKKDHFLWIFNDKPDRLFYYTGYKNVENDPSIDSKYPSLSVASGGYLICLYEVDGDIKYIFSNDYGNSVVTYDFNFNYADSIESTPVVIPWSIPPYFRGFNTLFTRNNILYFVEASCSGGGMSWGTPVLVSDEHPYYTYILRDVNSYLPRIANRYDISIPAVVWARDFVHFSYPFFFYDSTYFCVDNMTAVGVFENNLLPPNLNFTINTISKGTITLHFGAGLEESVNGMILSTDGRIVKNFEINKGIKEYTIETSELPTGIYFINVKGSKTSGLKKFIVTK, from the coding sequence ATGAAAAGTAAAATAGTGAATGTGTTGGTGGGAATGGCCATACCTGTGCTTCTTTTCGCATGGGGTAATGACATAGTCATCGACACCATGAGAAGAAGCAATAATCAATACCCAGTATCCTACGATATAATTTGGCCGAATGACACAAATATGATTGTCTCAGTAGGATACAATCAGGGTAGCGATTCCTATGTAAATCTCTATAAATCGACCGATGCAGGCCAAACTTGGAACAACTCTGCGGACATTAGTTACCCTGGGCACAACTTAAGAAGCGTACAACTCAAATACTATGAGCCATACGGGCTTTTACTCTGGTTGACAGAAGATGGAGAACTTTGGATGGTTGTTTTCGACCTACAAGCTCTAACCTATGTCAATGCGGTTCAAATTGGTGCATCTTCTGACAGCGTGGTATCCGCATCTTTTTCAAAAGCTGTTAAAAATGATACTCTAACACTATACGTTGCTTATACATCCAGAAACTCAACCTATGACATCTTGAAAATATATAGGTCCATCAATTGGGGCTCTTTTCAAACCGTCGATAGTGTGAGTTACCCAAATTCTTCTATTTATTATACCTACAGGGAAATAGACGCAGCCCTCAGGAATGATACTATTAAAGTGTATGCAACCATTGAATATTTAGATCGCTCTACAAACAAGAAAGACCATTTCCTGTGGATATTTAATGACAAACCGGACAGACTGTTCTATTATACAGGTTATAAAAATGTGGAAAACGACCCTTCAATAGATTCAAAATACCCTTCCCTAAGTGTTGCATCGGGTGGATATTTGATATGCCTATACGAGGTGGATGGAGACATCAAATACATCTTCAGCAATGACTATGGCAATAGTGTTGTAACCTACGACTTTAATTTTAATTACGCTGACTCAATAGAATCTACGCCGGTAGTTATTCCATGGTCGATTCCTCCATACTTCAGAGGATTTAACACACTTTTCACGAGAAACAATATACTTTATTTCGTAGAGGCCAGTTGCTCAGGAGGTGGTATGAGCTGGGGAACACCAGTTCTCGTTTCAGACGAACATCCCTATTACACTTATATTCTTAGGGATGTTAACTCGTATCTTCCAAGGATTGCAAATCGATACGACATCTCAATACCAGCAGTAGTATGGGCGAGAGATTTCGTGCACTTTAGCTATCCCTTTTTCTTCTACGACAGTACATATTTTTGTGTAGATAATATGACAGCGGTTGGGGTATTTGAAAATAATCTTCTGCCACCAAATTTAAACTTTACAATTAATACAATTTCAAAAGGAACGATCACACTGCACTTTGGCGCTGGGCTGGAAGAAAGCGTAAATGGAATGATCTTGTCTACGGATGGCAGGATTGTAAAGAACTTCGAAATTAATAAAGGAATAAAAGAGTACACTATTGAAACCAGCGAACTTCCGACTGGAATCTATTTCATAAACGTAAAAGGCAGTAAAACAAGCGGATTAAAGAAATTCATCGTTACTAAATAG